TGGGGCGGGATTTAGCCGAGCGGGACAGGAACGAGCGGATGCGCATGATTGCGTCGCTCAACCTCCAGTGCCGGTGCCCCGGGTGCCCGACACATACTGAATGCGCAAAGCGGAACCAGGAGAAGCTCTTCTGCTTCAACGGGAAGAGTTTCATCTGCATCGAGGCGGAGAGAGAATGCCTCTGTCCCGACTGCCCGGTTCACGACGAGATGGGACTCCGTTACGCCTTCTTCTGTACGCGGGGCTCGGAGAAGGCGCAGCGCTATGAGCACGACGTATGGGGGATCCAGCATTAGCGCTTCTAAAAATGCAGAGGGTTACCCCTCGCTTACGTAGTCATAGAGAAAGGCGGTGAGAACTGCCCGACGATCGGCTCTGATGAGTAGACCGGGAAGAACTCCCGGAGGTCGTATCGCCGAGGAGCCGGTGCCGACGGGAGAAGGGCTCTGATATGCTCTTACGGGTTGTCCGGCGCCGGTGTATCCCTCCGGTTGCCGGGTAAAAAGATTCGGGGGGAGAGCCCCCCTTCTGTTTCCTCCTCTCCTGCTCAAGATCACTTCTGTCCGCCGAATGCCTCATAACATTCCGGGCAGAGAGCCCGCGGCACCTGCCGTTTCATCTCTCTGGCCGGGAACGGGTAGCCCCCCTCCCAGAGTTCGACGTTATCCCGGACGGTATGCTCCATACACAGACCCACTCCGCAGACGACGCAGACGGCAGCTGCATCGCTCACCGCCCCTTCCGTGGCACATACATAACACCGCATCCATTACCCCTCCTGTTCCACCGGCAGTGCAGAAGACCGTTTTGTATGCTGAAGGATTGGTTTTTCATGTCCCTCTCTAAAAACGGGGCACGCACGGCTCGATGGGAGCACATGTGTAGCGGCGACCATCGTGGATATATATTTCGGTGGGGTGGGGAGTCTGTCCCCGAATCTTACCGATAGGTACCGGTTTTTACAGAACGCCGTCCGACCGTCTTCTAGAACCACTGATCCAGCGTCTTCTGGCGTGCCTTCACCGAGAACTTCTCAAGAGCTCCCTCAACGCGCTCCGGGGAAAAGTCGAACCGCCCGGAGAGCATCTCGATGACGCCGGCGGTATCCGGCGGCGACCAGGCGAGGTGGTAGTCGTCGGATACCGGAGGGTTTAAGAAAAACTCTTTGATGGGTGCAGGATCGAACTCCGGCAACCTTTCGGCGATGACGGACTCAAATTCGCCGCCCCTGACCAGTTTGAGTGCGGTCTTTCCGCCGACACCCTTTATCCCGGGGTGGTAGTCGGTGCCGACCAGGATGCCGATCTCGACGAGGCCTTCCCGGGTGATGCCGAGGCAGTCGAGGAAGGCGTCAAGGACAATTCGCTCCGGACTGACTGTTATCGTCCGCCCCCGCATCTTTCGCCGCCCGCTTACGGTGAGGTTCCGGACGAGCACCGGCGAGCCGAAGAGGAGCGAGTCGTAGTCCTGCGAGACGGCGAACCGGACACTCCCCTTTCGTGCCATATAGGCTGCCTGCGCTTCACCCTCGCTCGGCGCCTGCACCCAGGGGATGCCGAGGAGTGTTAAGAGCTCCTGCGCGGTCCCGATGATTGAGGCGTCGACGCGAGCGGAAGCACTTGCCTGCTTGTACGCTTCGGCTATATCGCCGACCCGGAGCGCCTCTTTCCAGGCATTTCCTGCGCGGGTTCTGACTTCCCGGCGCTGATCGATCGTCTCCTGCTTGAACGTCGGGGGTGTGCCGTCGAAGACGTAGACCGGCCGCAGCCCCTTCTCGACAAGGTTTGCGGTCCGAAAGAGGAGTCCCGTCAGGTGCGAGGTTATCTGCCCGTCGGCGCTCATCAGCGGCGTGCCGTCTGGCTGGCGGATGATCGAGAGGAACTGGTACAGCGCGTTATGCGCATCGATAGCGGCGATACCGGAAAGCGCGTCCAGGTCGACCGTTTCCCTGCAGTCGGCAGCAAGATCGCGGAGTGCAACACCCATATACCCTACCAATGAGCCGGGATGTGTGTATAAATGTTGGTGATCGGGGTCAGCGGTACATCCGCCGTGAGAGTCCGTCGACGATATCCTCCATATGAGCGACGGTGTTATCATATTTGGCGTTCATCGTCGTTGCCATCTCTTCGAGGTTTACCCGCATGGTGCGTTCTCGGTTGATGACATTCTGTTCGAGGCTGATGATCTTCATGCCGAGGGAGATGATCAACCCGCCGAGCGAGAGCATCATGAAGGTCGCCGCCACCGCAAGGATCAGATCCTGCCAGAACCGCATCACCAGAACGACGGTGGAGATCACCATCACGATGGTCAGAATAATGTCCGTGATGAGTTCACGAATATCCATACTTTTAGATGATGAAAATGAATTAATTAACCTACCTATAAGTAACGGAGAAGTATGATGCAGATACGTGACTGGTTACCGTTTATCGGGATGCCCCTGATGCTCCTGTTTGTTCAGTTGATCGCAATAGTACTCTCCATCCCCATGCAGGAGGCAGGGCTTGCGGCTTTCGAGGATCCGACCTCGGTAACAAATCCCCTGATATTCATCGGCATGCTGCTTGCGTTTACGCTCGTTCTTTTAATCCTCATAAA
This sequence is a window from Methanoculleus taiwanensis. Protein-coding genes within it:
- the fen gene encoding flap endonuclease-1 encodes the protein MGVALRDLAADCRETVDLDALSGIAAIDAHNALYQFLSIIRQPDGTPLMSADGQITSHLTGLLFRTANLVEKGLRPVYVFDGTPPTFKQETIDQRREVRTRAGNAWKEALRVGDIAEAYKQASASARVDASIIGTAQELLTLLGIPWVQAPSEGEAQAAYMARKGSVRFAVSQDYDSLLFGSPVLVRNLTVSGRRKMRGRTITVSPERIVLDAFLDCLGITREGLVEIGILVGTDYHPGIKGVGGKTALKLVRGGEFESVIAERLPEFDPAPIKEFFLNPPVSDDYHLAWSPPDTAGVIEMLSGRFDFSPERVEGALEKFSVKARQKTLDQWF
- a CDS encoding DUF2769 domain-containing protein, translating into MPKFEELGRDLAERDRNERMRMIASLNLQCRCPGCPTHTECAKRNQEKLFCFNGKSFICIEAERECLCPDCPVHDEMGLRYAFFCTRGSEKAQRYEHDVWGIQH
- a CDS encoding DUF2180 family protein, whose translation is MRCYVCATEGAVSDAAAVCVVCGVGLCMEHTVRDNVELWEGGYPFPAREMKRQVPRALCPECYEAFGGQK